Proteins from one Dermacentor variabilis isolate Ectoservices chromosome 1, ASM5094787v1, whole genome shotgun sequence genomic window:
- the LOC142584823 gene encoding uncharacterized protein LOC142584823: MPTNAELARKIEEMEAKFSKETDRFAHDVFGKVLLRMQSSGIDVKELKNEIEGLKQSMKILNGVVEILRSEKAVLAADNKNLESDNCALSEKVEELEKYSRTNKVEIKGIPCTLGENCVAVLQKVGEKIGCSVTPAELDIVPRVPTKVRDKKNVIARFCSRSKKNEFIGKARRAKLCLGDLGITVSINTPVYVNDHLTPQNKSLFTKALALNKGNNWKFLWTDNCLIKAKKSTDSQVYRTASESDLSFIIYTPLFLRLVVILSQYVLAPYNN; this comes from the coding sequence ATGCCTACGAATGCCGAGCTCGCAAGGAAAATTGAGGAAATGGAAGCGAAATTCAGCAAGGAGACTGATCGCTTCGCTCACGATGTCTTCGGCAAGGTTTTGCTAAGGATGCAGTCTTCAGGGATCGATGTCAAGGAGCTCAAAAACGAGATTGAGGGTTTAAAACAGAGTATGAAAATCTTGAATGGTGTTGTCGAAATATTACGTTCTGAAAAGGCTGTACTCGCCGCCGACAACAAAAACCTTGAGAGTGACAACTGCGCGCTCTCGGAGAAGGTCGAAGAACTAGAGAAGTACTCGAGAACTAATAAAGTAGAAATCAAGGGCATTCCCTGCACGCTGGGGGAAAACTGTGTAGCAGTATTGCAAAAAGTCGGGGAAAAAATTGGATGCTCTGTTACGCCTGCCGAACTTGACATTGTGCCCCGTGTTCCCACGAAAGTAAGGGACAAAAAGAACGTCATCGCTCGGTTCTGCTCGCGCTCAAAGAAGAACGAATTCATTGGTAAGGCGCGTAGGGCTAAGCTGTGTCTTGGCGATCTTGGCATCACAGTTTCAATCAACACCCCAGTCTACGTGAATGACCACTTGACGCCGCAAAACAAGTCATTATTCACCAAGGCTCTGGCTCTAAACAAAGGCAACAATTGGAAGTTCCTGTGGACTGACAATTGTCTAATCAAGGCCAAGAAAAGTACTGATAGCCAAGTGTACCGCACTGCCAGCGAATCCGACCTCTCTTTTATCATCTATACACCTCTTTTTCTTCGTTTAGTAGTGATTCTGAGCCAGTATGTCCTCGCACCTTACAACAACTGA